Proteins from a genomic interval of Petrotoga miotherma DSM 10691:
- a CDS encoding ROK family protein — protein MLVVGIDLGGTEIKAGLVDEKKGIIKKISRPTEVEMGNAQVIANITKTVKELAEKTEFSAIGIGSPGSIDRKNGIVRFSPNFPNWRNFELVRLIKENIEVDVFLENDANAFALGEWYFGKAKGLHDFIALTIGTGIGSGVVCNNTFLTGKDGLAPELGHVVVVPNGPQCGCGNRGCVEATSSAKYIALEAKNLIDRYPDSLVLKLAGKKEKIESKHVFQAYEKNDPLASVVCNFAIDALARAIGGYVHAFNPEKIIIGGGLSRAGDALFVPLREMTKKYVMSSFVDTYTIEQSSLVEDAGILGAASAAFYAEENPFSS, from the coding sequence ATGTTGGTAGTAGGAATCGATTTGGGAGGCACTGAAATAAAAGCTGGATTAGTCGATGAAAAAAAAGGAATAATTAAAAAAATTTCTAGGCCTACAGAAGTTGAAATGGGAAATGCCCAGGTAATAGCTAATATAACAAAAACGGTGAAAGAATTAGCGGAAAAAACTGAATTTTCCGCAATCGGAATAGGTTCACCAGGTTCAATAGATAGAAAAAATGGAATTGTGAGATTTTCCCCAAACTTTCCAAATTGGCGCAATTTTGAATTGGTTCGTTTGATAAAAGAAAATATAGAAGTTGACGTCTTTTTAGAAAATGATGCAAATGCCTTTGCACTTGGAGAATGGTATTTTGGAAAAGCAAAGGGTTTGCACGATTTCATCGCTTTAACCATAGGAACAGGCATAGGTTCAGGCGTTGTTTGTAACAACACATTTTTAACGGGTAAAGATGGGTTAGCCCCAGAATTGGGACATGTTGTAGTTGTACCAAATGGCCCACAATGCGGTTGTGGTAATAGAGGATGTGTAGAAGCTACTTCTTCTGCCAAATATATAGCATTAGAAGCCAAAAATTTGATAGATAGATATCCGGATAGCCTTGTATTAAAATTAGCCGGAAAAAAAGAAAAAATTGAATCAAAACACGTTTTTCAGGCTTATGAAAAAAATGATCCCCTTGCCAGTGTAGTTTGTAATTTTGCCATCGATGCACTCGCAAGGGCTATTGGAGGCTATGTTCATGCCTTCAATCCTGAAAAAATAATAATCGGCGGGGGATTAAGTAGAGCTGGAGATGCTCTCTTTGTTCCCTTAAGAGAAATGACGAAAAAATATGTTATGAGCAGTTTCGTCGACACTTACACCATAGAACAATCATCTTTAGTGGAAGATGCGGGCATTTTAGGGGCAGCATCTGCAGCCTTTTATGCCGAAGAAAACCCTTTTAGTTCATAA
- a CDS encoding aspartate kinase, with protein sequence MKLIVQKYGGSSLADSERLNNVAKRICNKVEEGFKVLVVVSARGETTNRLISLAKETVKNPEPRELDMLLATGEQISASLLSMMLNDRGIKSKSMNAFQLRLLTTSDYNEAQIKAINKETIHKNLTNNDVLVITGFQGVTEEGDLTTLGRGGSDTSAVALAASLNVKCEIYSNFAGIYTVDPKIYPQAKKLKYVTYDEMLEMAALGAKVLHPRSVEIAKKFNVKLYCASSFSDEEGSYVVDNYNEYIEEPVVTGLSVDENQTQVTIFNLPTGHFFINKIFEIAANKNLNIDMISIIKNNEKVDISFSIVDSVIDNFRELLNESIKNYQENFIDFKNDLVKISVVGIGMKKARGVASRFFKAIEDIPIFLVTTSEIKISCLIPKEYKQKAVESLAKEFDL encoded by the coding sequence ATGAAATTGATAGTTCAAAAGTATGGAGGAAGTTCTCTTGCAGATTCTGAAAGGTTGAACAATGTTGCCAAGAGAATATGTAACAAAGTAGAAGAAGGGTTTAAAGTATTAGTTGTGGTTTCTGCAAGAGGAGAGACCACAAATAGATTGATATCATTAGCTAAAGAAACAGTTAAAAATCCTGAGCCACGAGAATTGGATATGCTTTTAGCTACAGGAGAACAGATCAGTGCCTCGCTGTTATCGATGATGTTGAACGATAGAGGTATCAAATCAAAATCCATGAATGCCTTTCAATTAAGATTATTAACTACTTCTGACTATAATGAGGCTCAGATCAAAGCAATAAACAAAGAAACAATCCACAAAAACCTTACAAACAACGATGTTTTAGTTATTACAGGATTTCAAGGTGTTACAGAAGAGGGAGATTTAACAACCTTGGGAAGAGGGGGTTCTGATACTTCCGCAGTGGCTTTAGCCGCTTCTCTAAACGTTAAATGTGAAATTTACAGTAATTTTGCCGGTATTTATACCGTTGATCCAAAGATTTATCCCCAAGCAAAAAAATTAAAGTACGTTACTTACGATGAGATGCTAGAAATGGCGGCTTTAGGAGCAAAAGTATTGCACCCAAGGTCGGTAGAAATCGCTAAAAAGTTTAATGTGAAGTTATACTGTGCATCGTCTTTTTCAGATGAGGAGGGAAGTTACGTGGTCGATAATTACAACGAATATATAGAAGAACCTGTTGTAACAGGCTTAAGTGTTGATGAAAATCAAACCCAAGTTACTATTTTTAATCTTCCAACGGGCCATTTTTTTATTAATAAAATTTTTGAAATCGCCGCCAACAAAAACTTAAACATTGATATGATATCCATTATAAAAAATAATGAAAAAGTTGATATCTCTTTCAGCATCGTAGACAGTGTAATCGATAATTTTAGAGAACTTTTAAATGAATCCATTAAAAATTATCAAGAGAATTTTATCGATTTTAAAAATGATTTAGTTAAAATCTCAGTAGTCGGAATAGGTATGAAAAAGGCAAGAGGGGTGGCTTCCCGGTTTTTTAAGGCTATTGAAGATATCCCTATTTTTTTGGTGACTACTTCGGAAATAAAAATTTCATGTTTGATTCCAAAAGAGTATAAACAAAAAGCTGTTGAAAGTTTAGCAAAGGAGTTTGATTTATGA
- the lysA gene encoding diaminopimelate decarboxylase, with translation MQGLRKELPFSVTEINNLLKNVQTPFYLYDEKGIKNRIKTLKDAFSWVDFKEFFAVKATPNSHILKITKEEGCGVDCSSMAELVAAEKSGFVNSEILFTSNDTPLQEYEKALSLNAILNLDDVSHIDLLKEKHTLPDLISIRYNPGGDFGNEIIGNLKESKFGVPKKDLINGFARLKDYGVKRFGLHAMLISNELNPQNIIKVAQFLFETAVEVHKKLGIDFDFINLGGGFGIPYKPEEKELDIYYISRQIKKMYEDILLENGLKPPKIYMEHGRYITGPNGYLITKVLHIKDSYKKYAGIDANSANLLRPAMYKAYHHVTVLNKNSDEKTELYDVVGSLCENNDKLATDRLLPKLERGDVLVFHDVGAHGYSMGYNYNGKLRSAEYLLTKDKEFKMIRRAETLDDYFATFDF, from the coding sequence GTGCAGGGATTGAGAAAAGAACTTCCCTTTTCAGTGACAGAGATAAATAACCTCTTAAAGAACGTACAAACACCTTTTTATCTCTACGATGAAAAAGGTATAAAAAATAGAATAAAAACATTAAAAGATGCCTTTTCTTGGGTTGATTTCAAAGAGTTTTTTGCTGTGAAGGCAACCCCTAATTCCCATATATTAAAGATCACAAAAGAAGAAGGTTGTGGAGTAGATTGTAGCTCAATGGCTGAACTGGTGGCTGCAGAAAAAAGCGGATTCGTGAATAGTGAGATCCTCTTTACATCCAATGATACCCCATTGCAAGAGTATGAAAAGGCTTTATCTTTAAACGCCATTTTGAATCTTGACGATGTAAGTCACATTGATTTATTAAAAGAAAAGCATACGTTGCCTGATTTAATATCCATCAGATACAATCCAGGCGGGGATTTTGGGAACGAGATAATAGGGAATTTAAAGGAATCAAAATTTGGAGTGCCAAAAAAGGATCTTATAAACGGATTCGCCAGACTCAAAGATTATGGGGTTAAAAGATTCGGATTGCATGCGATGTTGATCTCAAACGAATTGAACCCTCAAAATATCATAAAAGTCGCCCAATTTCTTTTTGAAACCGCTGTGGAAGTGCATAAAAAATTAGGGATAGATTTTGATTTCATAAATCTCGGCGGCGGTTTTGGTATACCTTATAAACCGGAAGAAAAGGAACTTGATATATACTACATATCACGTCAAATAAAAAAAATGTATGAGGATATTTTACTGGAAAATGGACTAAAACCTCCAAAGATATATATGGAGCATGGGAGATACATCACGGGTCCTAATGGTTACCTCATTACAAAAGTCTTGCATATAAAAGATTCTTACAAAAAATACGCTGGAATTGACGCTAACTCTGCAAATTTACTGAGACCCGCTATGTACAAGGCTTATCATCATGTAACGGTTTTAAATAAAAACTCTGATGAAAAAACAGAGTTGTACGATGTAGTGGGATCGTTATGCGAAAATAACGACAAACTCGCAACAGATCGATTATTACCAAAATTGGAACGAGGAGACGTCTTAGTTTTTCATGATGTCGGTGCACATGGATACTCCATGGGATATAACTATAACGGAAAATTAAGATCCGCTGAGTATTTGCTCACCAAAGATAAAGAATTCAAAATGATAAGAAGGGCCGAAACGTTGGATGATTACTTTGCAACTTTCGATTTCTAA
- a CDS encoding DegV family protein: protein MKFKIVVDSCCYLTKEIKERFDISTVPLFIDVGDQHFIDDENLDREKLLEAMRNSTEVPKTASPGPLPFLNLFEKYENTFVVTLSKELSSSYQNAVLAKNILLEEAKDKFVKVFNSFSASVGETMIAYKIGELIEAKLGREEIIKKAEKYIEEMQTLFVLDSLDNLIKAGRMGKLKGQFASFLNIKPILAGTKEGTITLLDKARGSKNAIKKLIDKIGEVGNNLKDKVLGIAHCNDLERAEYIKKEAAKRYNFRDIIIVETAGISTVYANEGGVILAF, encoded by the coding sequence GTGAAGTTTAAAATAGTAGTTGACAGTTGTTGTTATTTAACAAAAGAAATTAAAGAAAGATTTGATATATCGACAGTTCCATTATTTATTGATGTTGGTGATCAGCATTTTATAGATGATGAGAATCTAGACCGTGAAAAACTACTGGAGGCAATGAGAAACTCTACCGAAGTCCCTAAAACTGCCAGCCCGGGGCCTCTTCCATTTCTAAATTTATTCGAGAAATATGAAAATACCTTTGTAGTTACATTATCTAAGGAGTTAAGTTCGAGTTACCAGAATGCGGTTCTCGCTAAGAATATTTTATTGGAAGAAGCTAAAGACAAATTCGTGAAGGTGTTCAATTCTTTTAGCGCTTCTGTCGGTGAAACAATGATTGCTTACAAAATTGGTGAATTAATTGAAGCAAAACTCGGTAGGGAAGAAATAATAAAAAAAGCAGAAAAATATATAGAAGAGATGCAGACCTTATTTGTGCTTGATTCGCTAGATAACCTTATCAAAGCAGGACGTATGGGGAAATTGAAAGGTCAATTTGCCTCTTTTTTGAATATAAAACCTATTCTGGCAGGTACTAAAGAAGGTACTATAACTTTATTGGATAAAGCACGAGGAAGCAAAAATGCGATTAAAAAGCTAATTGATAAAATAGGAGAAGTGGGGAATAATTTGAAAGATAAAGTTTTAGGAATTGCTCATTGCAATGATCTCGAGAGAGCCGAGTATATTAAAAAAGAGGCAGCTAAAAGATATAATTTCAGAGATATAATTATTGTGGAAACTGCAGGGATAAGTACAGTTTATGCTAATGAAGGCGGAGTTATACTTGCTTTTTAA
- a CDS encoding MFS transporter gives MSNSTGGLQLLIKNRNFLLLFFGRLVSSVGSAIFIIAILWSAAAEIGGVGAVSTVLSTIAVTNIIFSPFAGVWADRWKKKNILVITDLISGGILILLGIFFGTYFYQIWVLIITIFGLQICGTLFGPALLSLIPIMVNDNELSQANAMISMTDRLSQLIGMAIGGVIVSLVGIKWAILIDGMTFIFSAVSEMFIKAEEKGRKEEEVRKTGLVFSDIKDGFKVIWSNVQLKGLITLETLDDFFGTTIFVFLPVLASEILKVGPGEYGIMQTMLGAGSFISALVLSSIKEIKMKYVALMLSSVLAGVFLASLGIVNSYIYVLIALLMLGVMTEIGNINENLLIQRITPENTRGRVFALRSTIDNSLRPFSYAFAGIMATFFSLKSLFFVFGIITSILGIFYLVIPNQLKKRNVS, from the coding sequence ATGTCAAATTCAACCGGCGGGTTACAACTTTTAATAAAAAACCGTAATTTTCTACTTCTTTTTTTCGGTAGGCTAGTATCCAGTGTCGGATCTGCTATTTTTATCATAGCTATTCTTTGGTCGGCTGCAGCTGAGATAGGCGGGGTAGGTGCAGTTAGTACTGTTTTAAGTACTATAGCTGTTACGAATATTATCTTTTCTCCTTTTGCAGGTGTTTGGGCAGATAGATGGAAAAAGAAAAATATCCTTGTTATAACTGATTTAATAAGTGGCGGAATCCTTATTTTGCTGGGTATTTTCTTTGGAACATATTTCTATCAAATTTGGGTATTGATAATAACCATTTTTGGATTACAGATCTGTGGTACTTTATTTGGTCCTGCGTTGTTGTCTTTAATCCCGATTATGGTAAACGATAATGAGCTTTCTCAAGCTAATGCCATGATTTCAATGACAGATAGACTTTCACAACTTATTGGGATGGCTATCGGCGGTGTGATTGTGTCTTTAGTGGGAATAAAATGGGCAATTTTAATCGATGGGATGACTTTTATTTTCTCGGCAGTCTCTGAAATGTTCATAAAAGCGGAAGAAAAAGGCAGAAAAGAAGAGGAAGTTAGGAAAACTGGTTTGGTTTTTTCGGATATAAAAGATGGTTTTAAAGTGATATGGTCCAATGTTCAACTTAAAGGGTTGATAACCTTAGAAACTTTAGATGATTTTTTTGGAACCACTATATTCGTTTTCTTACCTGTGTTGGCTAGTGAGATACTGAAAGTAGGTCCTGGTGAGTATGGAATTATGCAAACGATGTTGGGAGCAGGTTCTTTTATTTCCGCCCTAGTTCTATCATCCATTAAAGAAATAAAAATGAAGTACGTAGCACTAATGTTATCCTCAGTTTTGGCAGGAGTATTCCTGGCTTCTCTTGGTATAGTTAACAGTTATATTTACGTATTGATTGCTTTGTTGATGTTAGGTGTTATGACTGAGATAGGAAATATTAATGAAAATCTTTTGATTCAAAGAATTACCCCTGAAAACACAAGGGGACGAGTTTTTGCGTTGCGATCAACGATAGATAATTCGTTAAGGCCTTTTTCTTATGCTTTTGCTGGGATAATGGCAACATTTTTTTCATTGAAAAGTTTGTTCTTTGTGTTTGGAATAATAACTAGCATACTTGGAATATTTTACCTAGTGATACCTAATCAATTGAAAAAACGGAATGTTTCCTAA
- a CDS encoding amidohydrolase, with protein MILSPYELRHKIHENPELSLEEYQTTELLERTIKEAASFYNVDINVYRPLKTGLIVEYNGDSGDEYLLFRADIDALNIKEKTDVDFKSKNEYMHACGHDVHIAILYGFFINVIKNKVKKNIIFLFQPAEESKGGAQKVIESGILDKFNIKAAFALHVNDDFPLGTIASTRGTLFASALEFFVDFEGVSSHLAFPHQSKNALNALRIFLDVLDKLPKNPMEPFVIGVGKVSAGSAINILPGNSHVEGSIRGVNSENSLKYFEDMKNILSGIKTMTGVDYSLSKGSFYSEVVNDSLLYDKFIPKLSKTFNFIDCGLKMTGEDFGFISKKYPALMCWLGSSKGEHHGLHNPEFLPPDEVIDVGIKVFETFLD; from the coding sequence ATGATCCTTTCACCGTACGAATTGAGACATAAAATACATGAGAATCCAGAATTATCTCTTGAAGAGTATCAAACTACAGAATTATTGGAAAGAACCATAAAAGAAGCCGCTTCCTTTTACAATGTTGATATTAACGTGTATAGACCTCTAAAAACAGGGCTTATTGTTGAGTATAATGGCGACAGTGGCGATGAGTACCTTCTTTTTAGGGCAGATATCGATGCTTTAAATATAAAAGAAAAGACCGACGTTGATTTCAAATCAAAAAACGAATACATGCACGCATGTGGTCATGACGTTCATATTGCTATCTTGTATGGTTTTTTTATCAACGTAATAAAAAATAAAGTAAAAAAAAATATAATATTTTTATTTCAACCTGCAGAAGAATCAAAGGGTGGAGCCCAAAAGGTCATCGAAAGTGGAATATTGGATAAATTCAATATAAAAGCGGCTTTCGCCCTACACGTCAACGATGACTTCCCCCTGGGGACCATCGCTTCAACGCGTGGTACGCTTTTTGCTTCAGCCCTTGAGTTCTTTGTGGATTTTGAAGGTGTTTCTTCACATCTTGCCTTTCCCCATCAATCTAAAAATGCATTAAACGCCCTTCGCATATTTTTAGATGTGCTGGATAAACTTCCAAAAAATCCCATGGAACCTTTTGTAATCGGCGTTGGTAAAGTAAGTGCAGGTAGCGCGATCAACATTCTACCAGGGAACTCCCATGTTGAAGGAAGTATCAGAGGTGTTAATTCCGAAAATAGCCTAAAATATTTCGAAGATATGAAAAATATACTGTCAGGGATAAAGACCATGACAGGGGTTGATTATTCGTTAAGCAAAGGGTCTTTCTATTCGGAAGTCGTTAACGATTCATTGCTATACGACAAATTTATTCCTAAACTCTCAAAAACCTTTAATTTTATTGACTGTGGCTTAAAAATGACGGGTGAGGATTTTGGCTTTATATCAAAAAAATATCCCGCACTAATGTGTTGGTTAGGGAGTTCCAAAGGCGAACACCACGGTCTTCATAACCCTGAATTTTTGCCTCCCGATGAGGTAATAGATGTTGGGATAAAGGTTTTTGAAACATTTTTAGATTAA
- the dapD gene encoding 2,3,4,5-tetrahydropyridine-2,6-dicarboxylate N-acetyltransferase encodes MNTEEIINLIANSKKKNPLKVYLKGNLKEIDFSNVEFYGNNEFGILFCEEEDFKTIYENNKDSIINYRIERDRKNSAIPLADLSKYNARIEPGAIIRDFVEIGDGCVIMMGAVINIGACIKENTMIDMNVVIGGRAQIGKNCHIGAGAVIAGVIEPPSAQPVVIEDNVLIGANAVVLEGVKVGQGSIIGAGSVVISDVEPYSVIAGVPAKFIKKVDDKTKAKTQLVEGLRNLK; translated from the coding sequence ATGAACACCGAAGAAATAATAAATTTAATAGCAAACTCAAAGAAAAAGAATCCTTTAAAGGTATACCTTAAAGGTAACCTCAAAGAAATAGATTTTTCCAATGTAGAATTTTACGGTAACAATGAATTCGGAATCTTGTTTTGCGAAGAAGAAGATTTCAAAACAATTTATGAGAATAATAAAGATTCTATAATTAATTACAGGATAGAAAGAGATCGAAAGAATTCAGCTATACCTTTGGCAGATTTGTCTAAATACAACGCGAGAATAGAACCAGGTGCTATAATAAGGGATTTTGTAGAGATAGGCGACGGTTGTGTTATTATGATGGGTGCCGTTATCAATATAGGAGCTTGTATTAAAGAAAACACCATGATAGATATGAACGTTGTTATAGGAGGAAGGGCTCAAATAGGTAAAAATTGCCATATTGGTGCAGGAGCAGTTATAGCAGGAGTAATAGAACCACCGAGTGCTCAACCAGTGGTGATTGAGGATAATGTTCTCATTGGAGCTAACGCAGTGGTATTAGAAGGGGTCAAAGTAGGTCAGGGATCAATAATCGGTGCAGGTTCTGTTGTAATTTCTGATGTCGAACCTTACTCTGTGATAGCCGGAGTTCCTGCGAAATTCATTAAGAAGGTTGACGATAAAACAAAAGCCAAAACGCAACTTGTAGAAGGACTTAGAAATTTGAAATAA
- the ispD gene encoding 2-C-methyl-D-erythritol 4-phosphate cytidylyltransferase produces MVYAIIVAAGEGKRAGFEIPKQFVKLNNKTILRISAEKFQQSKLIDKFLIVSHRNYVDLTEKEVKIFSKFENVVIGGSSRQESVYNALLYLNKKDNKPDLVCIHDAVRPFVDIKKIDESIYKAKEIGGAVLAEMAENTVSQVNNGRILKTLERSQIYLHHTPQTFDFAKLLKAYQNVEKILSSFTDDASIFIHAGYETLIVEDHKNNIKLTKKKDFELARCFFELNP; encoded by the coding sequence ATGGTTTATGCGATTATAGTAGCAGCTGGAGAAGGGAAAAGAGCGGGGTTTGAAATTCCAAAACAATTTGTAAAATTAAATAACAAAACAATATTGAGAATATCAGCTGAAAAATTCCAGCAATCAAAATTAATAGACAAGTTTCTCATCGTGTCTCATAGAAACTACGTGGATTTAACAGAAAAAGAAGTTAAAATCTTCTCAAAATTTGAGAATGTGGTAATTGGCGGAAGCAGTAGACAAGAAAGCGTTTATAACGCCCTGTTGTATTTGAATAAAAAAGATAATAAGCCTGATTTAGTTTGCATTCATGATGCCGTAAGACCTTTCGTTGATATTAAAAAAATAGATGAAAGCATCTACAAAGCAAAAGAAATAGGAGGGGCTGTTTTGGCAGAAATGGCAGAAAACACGGTTTCTCAAGTCAATAACGGTCGGATTTTAAAAACTTTAGAAAGATCCCAGATTTATCTGCATCATACCCCTCAAACTTTCGATTTTGCCAAATTACTTAAAGCATATCAAAATGTGGAAAAGATCTTATCTTCTTTCACAGATGACGCATCTATATTTATTCATGCTGGTTATGAAACATTGATTGTGGAAGATCATAAAAATAACATCAAACTAACGAAAAAAAAGGATTTTGAACTAGCCAGATGTTTTTTTGAATTGAATCCTTAA
- a CDS encoding aspartate aminotransferase family protein — translation MSLLKVYNPFPIKIDRAEGCYIYDKTGKAFMDTFAGIGVMSFGHSHPSLLQALKEKMDRYMHTSNFFLDEDAIFVSEKLVNFTGKNGTVYFSNSGAEATEAALKAIKKRATDRRNKIVFFENGFHGRTLGALSINGFKDLRKPFEPLLPNTIELKYNDVEDLSRYFDLFGEETLAVFVEPILGSGGIVSIKPEFASLIEDLKKKYNFILVCDEVQAGLGRTGKIFSYQHFGLSPNIITIGKSIGGGIPLGGTIFLENLSQAFEKGEHGSTFAPNPVALAGARFVVENIPSLLKDVEEKGNYIMQYLREKNFEKVKEVRGKGLMIGIELKEEAPQMREKGLQEGLLLNVLHNSVIRLLPPLNIEYNDIEKMLTKLEKVLK, via the coding sequence ATGAGCCTACTAAAAGTCTACAATCCGTTTCCAATAAAAATTGATAGAGCGGAAGGTTGTTACATTTACGATAAAACTGGGAAGGCGTTTATGGACACATTTGCTGGAATAGGAGTAATGAGTTTTGGACATTCTCACCCATCTTTGTTACAAGCTTTGAAGGAAAAGATGGATAGATATATGCACACCTCTAATTTTTTTCTCGATGAAGATGCCATTTTCGTATCAGAAAAACTAGTTAATTTCACGGGGAAGAATGGTACAGTTTACTTCAGTAATTCTGGAGCAGAGGCAACAGAGGCTGCTTTAAAAGCTATTAAAAAAAGAGCAACAGATAGAAGGAATAAGATCGTTTTCTTCGAGAATGGTTTTCACGGTAGAACTTTAGGTGCACTTTCTATAAACGGTTTTAAAGATCTAAGAAAGCCCTTTGAACCTTTGCTTCCCAACACTATAGAACTGAAGTATAACGATGTTGAAGATTTAAGTAGATACTTCGATCTATTTGGAGAAGAAACGTTGGCTGTTTTTGTAGAACCGATTCTGGGATCAGGCGGAATAGTATCAATCAAACCAGAATTTGCATCTCTGATAGAGGACTTAAAAAAGAAATATAATTTTATTTTAGTCTGCGATGAGGTTCAAGCCGGGCTTGGGCGAACGGGAAAAATTTTTTCATATCAGCATTTTGGGCTATCTCCTAATATTATAACCATTGGGAAATCCATAGGCGGTGGCATACCTTTGGGGGGTACGATATTTCTTGAAAATCTATCTCAGGCTTTTGAAAAAGGAGAACACGGCTCAACTTTTGCTCCAAATCCTGTAGCCCTTGCGGGAGCTAGGTTCGTTGTGGAAAACATTCCTTCTCTTCTGAAAGATGTTGAAGAAAAAGGAAATTACATAATGCAATATTTAAGAGAGAAAAATTTTGAAAAAGTAAAAGAAGTTCGAGGCAAAGGTTTGATGATTGGCATAGAGTTAAAAGAAGAGGCCCCTCAAATGAGGGAAAAAGGTCTACAAGAGGGCCTTTTGTTGAATGTACTCCATAATAGTGTGATTCGTCTACTGCCTCCTTTAAATATTGAATATAACGATATCGAAAAGATGTTGACAAAATTAGAGAAGGTTTTAAAATGA
- the dapA gene encoding 4-hydroxy-tetrahydrodipicolinate synthase — translation MFTGVGTAIITPFDKEMNVDYNSLRSFVKYQLDNGVDSLIVLGTTGEAPAIEEEEREKIVNTVVEIVNKKVPVIVGTGTNNVNHVLKNNKLAESAGADGLLIVTPYYNKSTQKGLVEYFKYISERTTLPIIMYNVPSRTGMNINPETAVSIHENCKNVIGVKEASSNISQIVELFSIKPDSLKVFSGNDDQVLPIMSLGGDGLISVTSNVAPKPFVELTHSILNNDLEKARKLNNQFMKLNKLLFKEVNPIPVKYAVSLLGLCENVVRLPLVKASQETEKLLKEEMERLNLL, via the coding sequence ATGTTTACTGGTGTTGGAACAGCTATTATCACACCTTTCGACAAAGAAATGAACGTCGATTATAATTCACTAAGATCTTTTGTTAAATATCAGCTTGATAACGGTGTTGACAGTTTAATAGTTTTAGGAACTACTGGAGAAGCACCTGCTATTGAAGAGGAAGAAAGAGAAAAAATAGTCAACACCGTAGTAGAAATTGTCAATAAAAAAGTTCCCGTTATTGTTGGAACGGGGACAAACAACGTGAATCACGTTTTGAAAAACAATAAACTGGCGGAAAGTGCTGGTGCAGATGGTTTATTAATCGTCACCCCTTACTACAATAAGAGCACACAAAAAGGATTGGTAGAGTATTTTAAATACATCTCTGAAAGAACAACTTTACCCATAATAATGTACAACGTTCCTTCGAGAACTGGCATGAATATAAATCCAGAAACAGCCGTTTCTATCCACGAAAACTGTAAAAATGTAATAGGGGTGAAAGAGGCGAGCAGTAATATATCACAAATAGTAGAATTATTTTCAATAAAGCCAGATTCTCTAAAGGTATTTTCCGGAAACGATGATCAAGTGCTTCCTATAATGAGCTTAGGAGGAGATGGACTTATCTCGGTTACGTCTAATGTTGCCCCAAAACCTTTCGTTGAATTGACTCATAGCATTCTTAACAACGATTTAGAAAAGGCAAGAAAATTAAACAATCAATTCATGAAACTCAACAAACTTTTATTCAAAGAGGTCAACCCCATTCCTGTCAAATACGCCGTTTCTTTGTTAGGTTTATGCGAAAATGTCGTGAGATTACCGTTGGTGAAAGCAAGTCAAGAAACAGAGAAACTTCTAAAAGAAGAGATGGAAAGGTTGAATTTACTATGA
- a CDS encoding 4-hydroxy-tetrahydrodipicolinate reductase produces MKIGIVGYKGRMGKEIKDLFEEKNHEFVWGYDKDGEYFQEPPQIIIDFSLPEVFEKTEDYVKKFKVPLIIGTTGLRDEQIEALKALAKDVPVVQSYNFSIGIQLFLKMVDFLKDKIDGWDIEIVETHHRFKKDKPSGTAKMIKESLDKDVPISSLRLGNVAGDHVLYMANLGEVLSISHRALSRRAFAEGVLKSAEFVTNKKNGYFTFTDVI; encoded by the coding sequence ATGAAGATAGGCATAGTCGGATACAAAGGACGAATGGGAAAAGAAATAAAAGACCTCTTTGAGGAAAAGAATCATGAATTTGTCTGGGGATACGATAAAGATGGTGAGTATTTTCAAGAACCCCCCCAAATTATTATCGATTTTTCACTTCCCGAAGTTTTTGAAAAAACTGAAGATTACGTGAAAAAATTTAAAGTTCCATTGATCATTGGAACAACAGGGCTTCGAGATGAGCAGATTGAAGCTTTAAAGGCTTTAGCTAAAGATGTACCTGTAGTTCAAAGCTACAACTTTTCGATCGGCATACAATTGTTTCTAAAGATGGTGGACTTTTTGAAAGATAAAATCGACGGGTGGGATATTGAGATAGTTGAAACACATCATAGATTTAAAAAAGATAAGCCTTCTGGAACAGCCAAGATGATAAAAGAAAGCTTGGATAAAGATGTACCTATAAGCTCATTAAGATTGGGAAATGTAGCAGGGGATCATGTATTGTACATGGCGAACTTGGGCGAAGTTCTCAGTATTTCTCATAGGGCTTTATCAAGAAGAGCTTTCGCGGAAGGGGTCCTTAAGTCCGCAGAGTTTGTAACCAATAAAAAGAATGGGTATTTTACCTTTACAGATGTAATTTAA